A stretch of the Candidatus Binataceae bacterium genome encodes the following:
- a CDS encoding glucose 1-dehydrogenase, protein MDLDLNGKVAMLTGASRGLGRAMARALAAEGVRISICARGGEALEAAAAELKTAGASVLAQAADVNDRGAMETWTAATVSEFGGVDILINNAGGAKVGTLKQLDEEAWRQAFELNFFSTVRLSRLCAAAMEKRGGGSIINISSVYGREAGGPISYNSSKAAMISFTKGLARELAPKNVRVNSIAPGSILYPGGTWENVFKANPGFEQDFLSHEFPAGRLGRPEEVAYAVVMLASPRASWITGACVPVDGAQGRSIN, encoded by the coding sequence ATGGACTTGGACCTGAACGGAAAAGTGGCGATGCTCACCGGAGCGAGTCGCGGCTTGGGGCGTGCGATGGCCCGGGCGCTGGCGGCTGAGGGGGTGCGGATCAGCATCTGCGCCCGTGGCGGCGAGGCGCTCGAAGCGGCGGCGGCCGAGCTAAAGACCGCCGGCGCGAGCGTGCTTGCCCAGGCGGCGGACGTCAACGACCGCGGTGCGATGGAAACCTGGACGGCGGCGACGGTCAGCGAGTTCGGCGGCGTTGATATCCTGATCAACAATGCCGGCGGCGCCAAGGTCGGCACGCTCAAACAGCTCGACGAAGAGGCCTGGCGTCAGGCCTTCGAGCTGAATTTCTTCTCGACAGTCCGGCTGTCACGGCTGTGCGCCGCCGCGATGGAGAAACGCGGCGGCGGCTCAATTATAAACATCAGCTCAGTCTATGGCCGCGAGGCCGGCGGGCCAATCAGCTACAACAGCTCGAAAGCCGCGATGATCTCCTTTACCAAGGGGCTGGCGCGGGAACTCGCCCCCAAGAACGTGCGGGTCAACTCGATCGCGCCGGGCTCGATCCTTTATCCGGGGGGTACTTGGGAGAATGTCTTCAAGGCCAATCCCGGCTTCGAGCAGGATTTCCTCAGCCACGAGTTTCCCGCCGGACGGCTCGGGCGGCCGGAAGAGGTCGCCTACGCCGTCGTGATGCTGGCGTCGCCGCGCGCAAGCTGGATCACCGGGGCCTGTGTGCCGGTGGACGGCGCCCAAGGCCGCTCGATCAATTAG
- a CDS encoding LLM class F420-dependent oxidoreductase, with translation MMRLGITIPLEGFHGRHFGELVRRAEQLGYSDAWTYETFQGDAITPVAAAATISERMRLGTAIVPVFTRPPALIALSAAGLQQLSGGRFILGVGISTPTIVENWMGVPYRLPMTRLRETVAAIRAAFSGEKVTMEGKTVRINGFRLAARPESPPPIYVGAQGEQMLRVAAEIGDGVIVNYITPETFAKMLAPIHEGARKAGRDTTTLDIACRILVAIDEDENVVRENLRRELTAYVTVPQYNKFFRWLGYENEAGAVFDAWAAGDRKKALSLMPDSMMEAIYVFGPPAKVAARLREYERAGITSTALQFVSYAKDPTEKRTRILRAMETLAQAWPLAKSS, from the coding sequence ATGATGCGCTTGGGAATCACGATTCCGCTCGAAGGCTTTCACGGCCGCCACTTTGGTGAACTGGTGCGCCGCGCCGAACAGCTCGGCTATAGCGACGCCTGGACCTACGAGACTTTTCAGGGCGACGCGATTACTCCGGTCGCGGCGGCCGCGACGATCAGCGAGCGGATGCGGCTTGGCACCGCGATCGTGCCGGTTTTCACCCGCCCGCCGGCGCTGATCGCACTGTCGGCCGCGGGCCTCCAGCAGCTCTCGGGCGGCCGCTTCATCCTCGGCGTCGGCATCTCGACGCCGACCATTGTCGAGAATTGGATGGGCGTGCCGTATCGGCTGCCGATGACGCGCTTGCGCGAGACGGTCGCTGCGATCCGCGCGGCTTTCAGCGGCGAAAAAGTCACGATGGAAGGCAAGACCGTGCGCATCAACGGCTTCCGTTTGGCCGCCCGGCCTGAATCGCCGCCGCCAATCTATGTCGGTGCGCAAGGGGAGCAGATGCTGCGGGTGGCCGCGGAAATCGGCGACGGCGTAATCGTCAACTACATCACGCCCGAGACCTTCGCGAAGATGCTCGCGCCGATCCACGAGGGCGCGCGCAAGGCCGGCCGCGACACCACCACACTCGATATTGCCTGCCGCATCTTGGTCGCGATCGATGAAGATGAAAACGTTGTGCGCGAGAATCTCCGTCGCGAATTGACCGCGTACGTGACGGTGCCGCAGTACAACAAATTCTTCCGCTGGCTCGGTTACGAGAATGAAGCTGGCGCGGTCTTCGACGCCTGGGCTGCGGGCGATCGTAAGAAGGCGCTATCCCTGATGCCCGACTCGATGATGGAGGCGATCTACGTCTTCGGCCCGCCGGCAAAAGTCGCCGCCCGCCTGCGCGAATACGAGCGCGCAGGCATTACCTCGACAGCGTTGCAATTCGTCTCATATGCAAAAGACCCCACGGAAAAGCGCACACGTATCCTGCGCGCCATGGAGACGCTGGCGCAGGCATGGCCGCTCGCAAAATCTTCCTGA
- a CDS encoding ferredoxin — MKVEVDLEICVGHGKCYLAAPEVFEPGDDVGRTRILREVGPDEPDLLRRTKNAVAGCPEGALRFVEEK, encoded by the coding sequence ATGAAGGTAGAGGTCGACCTCGAAATTTGTGTCGGACACGGCAAGTGTTACCTCGCCGCGCCCGAGGTCTTCGAACCCGGCGATGATGTCGGACGCACTCGGATTCTGCGCGAGGTCGGTCCGGACGAGCCGGATCTTTTGCGCAGAACCAAAAATGCGGTCGCCGGTTGCCCCGAGGGTGCCCTTAGGTTCGTCGAAGAAAAATAA
- a CDS encoding FAD-binding and (Fe-S)-binding domain-containing protein — MVSLDVLAGELRRSIDGEVRFDAAARALYSTDASNYRRLPAGVVIPRHNGDVIRTVALARENGLPILSRGGGTALAGQTTTNGIVLDFSKYMNAVRAIDPARRLATVEPGVVQAQLNAAASGHGLFFAPDPTTKDRCTIGGMIGNNSCGAHSAAYGKTVDNVAALEVLLYDGARLTLGDARRGGEASAPPDARMIALDATLHQLAERYGDRVRERYPKIPRRVSGYNLDQLLPENGFNLARAIVGSEGTLAVVLSATVHLVPTPAAIALVVMGFYDVFAAADQTPWLLEYRPDALEGFDHHLPDFARAKGMAAVELLPAGRAFLVMELAGTTADEVRGVAETVRRRAANVKACRGAVVLTDAAEQRAVWGIRESGLGAGALIPGHPRTWPGAEDCAVPPARLGDFLRRFVPMLARYDLAAATYYGHFGEGCVHCRVNFDFFTADGIAKFRAAMIDLAELVTEFGGSLSGEHGDGLARSELLPRMFGAELIGAFREFKRAFDPAGRMNPGVIVDPEPLDAHLRVRPLPDPASLRTHFDFSAEGGLAGAALKCVGLGKCRKTDAGTMCPSYMATREEMHSTRGRAHLLYEALTGGLRDGLADDTLYQSLELCLSCKACKSECPAAIDMSAYKAEFLSHYYQLHRRPLQASFFGHIHEFARIASAAPRIANLFSSGPLAGLSRAMLGFHRERALPVFARETFRAWFSRRQSLNASAPAVVLFPDTFTNFFEPAVAIAATEVMERAGFRVVIPARDLCCGHPLYEAGMLDAGRARLVEVLDVLRPFVESGTPIVGVEPSCLLTLRDELPSMFPRSSAARRLASQALLFDEFINAQAPNIAMPAHEGRALVHGHCHHKALAGMGSELAVLGRARGLVVDTPDSGCCGMAGAFGYGKDRFEVSRTIAERVLMPAVRGSTPETLIIADGFACRTQIRQFCSDRHPLHLAQALNLMGSAGLTDG; from the coding sequence ATGGTTTCGCTTGACGTGCTGGCCGGCGAATTGCGCCGCTCGATTGACGGGGAAGTCCGTTTCGACGCGGCCGCCCGTGCGCTCTATTCTACCGACGCCTCGAACTACCGCCGCCTGCCGGCGGGCGTCGTCATCCCGCGGCACAACGGCGACGTTATCCGGACCGTCGCGCTGGCGCGCGAGAACGGCCTGCCGATTCTCTCGCGCGGCGGCGGCACCGCGCTCGCCGGTCAGACCACGACCAACGGCATCGTGCTGGATTTCTCGAAATATATGAATGCCGTCCGCGCGATCGATCCGGCGCGGCGGCTCGCGACGGTCGAGCCGGGGGTCGTGCAGGCGCAGCTTAACGCGGCGGCAAGCGGGCATGGATTGTTCTTCGCGCCCGATCCGACGACCAAGGATCGATGCACGATCGGCGGCATGATCGGCAACAATTCCTGCGGTGCTCATTCGGCGGCCTACGGCAAGACAGTCGATAACGTCGCGGCGCTTGAGGTCCTGCTCTACGACGGCGCGCGGCTGACGCTCGGTGACGCGCGGCGCGGCGGCGAGGCGAGCGCTCCGCCGGATGCCCGCATGATCGCACTCGATGCAACGCTGCATCAGCTAGCCGAACGTTACGGCGATCGCGTCCGCGAGCGTTATCCGAAAATTCCGCGTCGCGTCTCGGGCTACAATCTTGATCAGCTATTGCCCGAAAACGGCTTCAATCTGGCGCGCGCGATCGTTGGCTCCGAGGGTACGCTCGCCGTCGTACTCAGCGCGACGGTGCATCTCGTGCCGACGCCGGCGGCGATCGCGCTCGTCGTGATGGGCTTCTACGACGTCTTTGCCGCGGCCGATCAGACGCCGTGGCTGCTCGAGTATCGGCCCGACGCGCTTGAAGGCTTCGATCATCATCTACCGGATTTTGCGCGGGCGAAGGGAATGGCGGCCGTCGAGTTGCTGCCGGCAGGCCGCGCCTTTCTGGTGATGGAGCTTGCGGGCACCACCGCCGACGAGGTTCGCGGAGTCGCCGAGACGGTCAGACGGCGCGCCGCAAATGTGAAAGCGTGCCGCGGTGCGGTAGTATTGACGGACGCGGCCGAGCAGCGCGCCGTGTGGGGGATTCGCGAATCCGGACTCGGCGCCGGAGCGCTGATCCCCGGCCATCCGCGCACCTGGCCGGGAGCGGAGGATTGCGCTGTGCCGCCGGCGCGGCTCGGTGACTTTCTGCGGCGGTTCGTCCCGATGTTGGCGCGCTACGATCTCGCCGCCGCAACCTACTATGGACATTTCGGCGAGGGTTGCGTTCACTGCCGCGTCAACTTTGATTTCTTCACCGCCGACGGGATCGCGAAGTTCCGCGCCGCGATGATCGATCTGGCTGAGCTGGTGACGGAGTTCGGCGGCTCGCTTTCCGGCGAGCATGGCGACGGCCTCGCGCGCTCCGAACTGCTGCCGCGGATGTTCGGCGCTGAGTTGATCGGAGCTTTCCGCGAGTTCAAACGAGCCTTTGATCCTGCTGGGCGGATGAACCCCGGCGTGATCGTCGATCCCGAGCCGCTCGACGCCCATCTGCGCGTCCGTCCGCTGCCCGATCCGGCGAGCCTGCGCACGCACTTCGATTTCAGTGCGGAGGGCGGACTCGCGGGCGCGGCGCTCAAATGCGTGGGGCTCGGCAAATGCCGTAAGACCGACGCCGGCACGATGTGTCCGTCATATATGGCGACGCGCGAAGAGATGCATTCGACGCGCGGGCGCGCCCACCTGCTCTACGAAGCGCTGACCGGCGGCCTGCGCGACGGGCTCGCGGACGACACGCTCTACCAAAGCCTCGAACTCTGCCTCTCCTGCAAGGCGTGCAAGAGCGAGTGTCCCGCCGCGATCGATATGTCGGCGTACAAGGCGGAGTTCCTTTCGCACTATTACCAGCTCCATCGGCGGCCGCTGCAGGCGAGCTTCTTCGGCCATATCCACGAGTTCGCCCGGATAGCGTCAGCCGCGCCGCGCATTGCGAATCTGTTTTCGAGCGGCCCACTGGCCGGGCTCTCGCGCGCGATGCTCGGATTCCATCGTGAGCGCGCGCTGCCGGTCTTCGCGCGCGAGACTTTTCGCGCCTGGTTTTCGCGCCGCCAAAGTTTGAACGCCTCGGCGCCCGCAGTCGTGCTGTTCCCCGACACGTTCACGAATTTCTTCGAGCCCGCGGTCGCGATTGCGGCGACCGAGGTGATGGAGCGGGCGGGCTTCCGCGTCGTCATTCCGGCGCGCGATCTATGCTGCGGCCATCCGCTCTACGAAGCCGGGATGCTCGATGCGGGACGGGCGCGGCTGGTCGAAGTTCTCGACGTGCTGCGACCCTTTGTCGAGAGTGGGACGCCGATCGTTGGTGTCGAGCCGAGTTGTCTCCTCACCTTGCGCGACGAGTTGCCCTCGATGTTTCCGCGCAGCAGCGCGGCGCGCCGCCTGGCCAGTCAGGCCTTGCTGTTCGACGAGTTCATCAATGCGCAGGCGCCGAATATCGCGATGCCCGCGCACGAAGGGCGAGCGCTGGTCCACGGCCATTGTCATCATAAGGCGCTGGCCGGCATGGGCTCGGAACTCGCCGTGCTCGGACGTGCACGCGGGCTGGTCGTCGATACGCCTGACAGCGGATGCTGCGGGATGGCCGGCGCGTTCGGCTATGGCAAGGATCGTTTCGAGGTTTCGCGCACGATCGCGGAGCGTGTGCTGATGCCGGCAGTGCGCGGCAGCACGCCCGAAACATTGATCATCGCCGATGGATTTGCCTGCCGCACGCAAATTCGGCAATTCTGCTCTGACCGCCATCCGCTCCATCTGGCGCAGGCCTTGAACCTGATGGGCAGCGCCGGCCTCACGGACGGCTGA
- the rpsI gene encoding 30S ribosomal protein S9, with the protein MPEKKNLIRTVGRRKTAVASVRLFPGAGSITVNARTLEEYFPRDTSRMRILEAFELTETKGQFDAIVSVRGGGISAQADAVRHGISRALVRSSETLRPVLRKGGLLTRDPREVERKKYGHHKARKRPQYSKR; encoded by the coding sequence ATGCCGGAAAAGAAAAATCTCATCAGAACCGTCGGGCGGCGCAAGACGGCGGTCGCCAGCGTGCGCCTCTTCCCCGGCGCGGGATCGATCACCGTCAATGCGCGGACGCTCGAAGAATACTTTCCGCGCGACACCTCGCGCATGCGCATCCTCGAAGCCTTCGAGCTGACCGAGACCAAAGGGCAGTTTGACGCGATCGTAAGCGTGCGCGGCGGCGGCATATCGGCGCAGGCCGACGCGGTTCGCCATGGGATCTCGCGCGCCCTGGTGCGGTCCTCGGAGACGCTGCGGCCGGTGCTGCGCAAGGGCGGCCTGCTCACGCGCGACCCGCGCGAGGTCGAGCGCAAGAAGTACGGTCATCACAAAGCCCGCAAGCGTCCTCAATACTCGAAGCGCTAG
- the hrcA gene encoding heat-inducible transcriptional repressor HrcA has translation MESSSKELSQRQHALLLAAVEEFIASAEPVGSQHLAQHRSLGVRAAMVRNLMGELEEAGFLTQPHTSAGRIPTERAFRYYVDHLAAPIPFSDRAQIELHYSAPPLDLNGVIRDTSRLLALMTGQAALVTAPRPLAVTIERVQFIRLRERQVLAVFVAAAGPIENRLVAADQDYQQAELDRMAAYLNESLAGRTLEQAREWIEKSLREDRANYDRFMRAALTLGGAVTRIGATAEVYVEGSLKALEQPEFADRDKLRELLRALEDKTALLDLLERTLRQSGAIVSIGAENVDARLAGFSVIAASYASGTTPLGSLAVLGPTRMDYERVIPLVTYTAKALSRVLDH, from the coding sequence ATGGAAAGCAGCAGCAAGGAGCTCAGCCAACGCCAACACGCGCTCTTGCTGGCGGCGGTGGAGGAGTTTATCGCGAGCGCCGAGCCGGTCGGCTCGCAACATCTGGCGCAGCATCGCTCGCTCGGCGTGCGCGCCGCGATGGTGCGTAACCTGATGGGCGAGCTCGAAGAGGCGGGCTTTCTGACCCAGCCCCATACCTCGGCCGGCCGCATCCCGACCGAACGCGCCTTCCGCTATTACGTCGATCATCTGGCCGCGCCGATTCCGTTCAGCGATCGCGCGCAGATCGAGCTGCATTATTCGGCACCGCCGCTCGACCTCAACGGCGTCATTCGCGATACCTCGCGGCTGCTCGCGCTGATGACCGGGCAGGCCGCGCTGGTGACGGCGCCGCGTCCGCTCGCGGTCACGATCGAGCGGGTGCAGTTTATCCGGCTGCGCGAGCGGCAGGTGCTCGCGGTTTTCGTCGCGGCCGCCGGGCCTATCGAGAATCGGCTTGTCGCCGCCGACCAGGATTATCAGCAGGCGGAACTCGACCGGATGGCGGCGTATCTGAACGAGTCGCTGGCCGGACGCACGCTTGAACAGGCGCGCGAATGGATCGAGAAGAGCCTGCGCGAGGACCGCGCCAATTACGACCGTTTCATGCGCGCGGCGCTGACCCTTGGCGGCGCGGTCACGCGGATCGGCGCCACCGCGGAAGTGTATGTCGAGGGCAGCCTCAAAGCCCTCGAGCAACCCGAGTTTGCCGACCGCGACAAGCTGCGCGAGCTCTTGCGGGCCCTCGAGGACAAGACCGCGCTGCTCGACCTGCTCGAGCGGACGCTGCGGCAGAGTGGGGCGATCGTCTCGATCGGCGCGGAAAACGTCGACGCGCGGCTCGCCGGCTTCAGCGTGATTGCCGCCTCTTACGCCAGCGGTACGACCCCGCTCGGCAGCCTGGCCGTCCTCGGCCCGACGCGGATGGATTACGAGCGCGTGATTCCGCTCGTCACCTACACAGCGAAAGCGCTCTCGCGCGTCCTCGATCACTGA
- the rpsU gene encoding 30S ribosomal protein S21, with amino-acid sequence MEIRVEGSLDQAMRVLKRKLAKEGVFKEMKKRAFYEKPSVKRKRKRAEAQRRRRKEQRRRRASSM; translated from the coding sequence ATGGAAATCAGAGTCGAAGGCTCCCTCGATCAGGCGATGCGCGTGCTCAAGCGCAAACTCGCCAAGGAGGGAGTGTTCAAGGAGATGAAAAAGCGGGCTTTCTATGAGAAGCCCAGCGTCAAGCGCAAGCGCAAGCGGGCCGAGGCTCAGCGTCGCCGACGCAAGGAGCAACGTCGCCGGCGCGCTTCTTCGATGTAA
- the asnS gene encoding asparagine--tRNA ligase yields MTISYIEDLGRHLGDEVTIRGWLYNRRSSGKIHFLLIRDGTGICQCVASMADLGAEAFAQADHLGQETSLEVTGLVREDKRAAGGRELTVTNFKVCAPALDYPITPKEHGVAFLLDQRHLWIRSSRQHAILRVRSEVEAACRDFFHERGFVLFDSPILTPTSCEGTTNLFEIDYFGERKAYLTQSGQLYAEAGALAFGKVYCFGPTFRAEKSKTRRHLTEFWMVEPEVAWFTLDDDMHLAEEFVAYILSRVLDRRREELKVLERDTSKLECAATKPYPRITYDEAISRLKAKGMMVNWGDDLGGDEETALSSDFETPVMVHRYPSACKAFYMKRDPARTEVALCVDMLAPEGYGEIIGGGQREDDYETLRQRIVDHGLPLEPFDWYLDLRRYGTVPHAGFGMGIERMVAWCCGIHHIREAIPFPRMMERLEP; encoded by the coding sequence ATGACCATATCATATATCGAGGATCTTGGCCGTCACCTTGGCGACGAGGTCACGATTCGAGGATGGCTTTACAACCGGCGCTCGAGCGGCAAAATCCATTTTCTGCTCATCCGCGACGGCACCGGAATTTGCCAGTGCGTCGCCTCGATGGCCGATCTCGGCGCCGAGGCCTTCGCGCAGGCCGACCATCTCGGCCAGGAGACTTCGCTCGAAGTGACCGGTTTGGTGCGCGAAGACAAGCGCGCGGCGGGCGGCCGCGAGCTCACAGTCACTAACTTCAAGGTCTGCGCGCCCGCCCTCGATTATCCGATCACACCGAAAGAGCACGGGGTCGCCTTCCTACTCGATCAGCGTCATCTATGGATCCGTTCCTCGCGCCAGCACGCGATTTTGCGCGTCCGCAGTGAAGTCGAGGCGGCCTGCCGCGACTTCTTCCACGAGCGCGGCTTCGTGCTGTTCGATTCGCCGATTCTGACGCCCACCTCCTGCGAGGGCACCACCAATCTTTTCGAAATCGATTACTTCGGCGAGCGCAAGGCCTATCTCACGCAGAGCGGTCAGCTCTATGCCGAAGCCGGCGCTCTCGCCTTCGGCAAGGTCTATTGCTTCGGTCCGACCTTCCGCGCCGAGAAATCCAAGACGCGCCGCCATCTGACCGAGTTCTGGATGGTCGAGCCGGAGGTCGCCTGGTTCACGCTCGACGACGACATGCATCTCGCCGAGGAGTTCGTCGCTTACATCCTGTCGCGCGTACTCGATCGGCGGCGCGAAGAGCTGAAGGTGCTCGAACGCGACACGAGCAAGCTCGAATGCGCCGCGACGAAACCCTATCCCCGTATCACCTACGACGAAGCTATATCCCGCCTGAAGGCAAAAGGAATGATGGTTAACTGGGGCGACGACCTCGGCGGCGACGAGGAGACCGCGCTCTCAAGCGATTTCGAGACGCCCGTGATGGTCCATCGCTACCCGTCGGCCTGCAAGGCTTTCTACATGAAACGCGATCCCGCGCGCACTGAGGTTGCGCTCTGCGTCGATATGCTCGCGCCGGAAGGCTATGGCGAGATTATCGGCGGCGGCCAGCGCGAGGACGATTACGAGACCTTACGCCAGCGCATCGTCGATCACGGTCTGCCGCTCGAACCCTTCGACTGGTATCTCGACCTGCGCCGCTACGGCACGGTGCCCCACGCCGGCTTCGGCATGGGGATCGAACGGATGGTGGCGTGGTGCTGCGGTATACATCATATTCGCGAGGCCATCCCCTTCCCGCGCATGATGGAACGGCTCGAGCCGTGA
- the argC gene encoding N-acetyl-gamma-glutamyl-phosphate reductase, with amino-acid sequence MAPSDRVKVAVLGASGYSGIEAVRILASHPFVEVAMVTSEHYAGREVAEVYRHLCGIDLPPFEELRDDTIKGRAEVVISCLPERIGAPILASLVGAGVKVIDVSADFRLHDPAAYRQTYGADHPAPALLKEAVYGLSEFHRRELREARLVANPGCYPTGALLGIIPLIKRDLIDPSSIVIDAKSGTTGARRQAAVEQLFAEVNENFRAYKVGNHRHVPEMEQEIGAALGREITVMFVPHLLPVTRGILSSIFMRPRAGTNEQDVRAAFEASFAKSRFLRILKAGELPELRNVRATNFCELSFTLDRRTQTLCVFTAIDNLGKGAAGQAVQNLNLMLGYDEAAGLLATAPVP; translated from the coding sequence ATGGCTCCATCTGATCGGGTCAAAGTCGCGGTACTGGGTGCGTCCGGCTACTCGGGAATCGAGGCGGTGCGCATCCTCGCGAGCCATCCGTTCGTCGAGGTCGCGATGGTCACGTCGGAGCATTACGCCGGGCGCGAAGTGGCAGAGGTTTATCGCCACCTGTGCGGCATCGACCTGCCACCCTTCGAGGAGCTGCGTGACGACACGATCAAGGGCCGCGCGGAGGTGGTTATCTCGTGCCTGCCGGAGCGGATCGGCGCCCCGATTCTAGCGTCGCTGGTCGGCGCCGGCGTCAAGGTGATCGACGTTTCCGCGGATTTCCGCCTGCATGATCCGGCCGCCTATCGGCAGACCTATGGCGCCGATCATCCTGCGCCTGCGTTGCTCAAGGAGGCGGTTTACGGCCTCAGCGAATTCCATCGACGCGAGCTGCGCGAGGCCCGGCTCGTTGCGAATCCGGGCTGCTACCCGACCGGGGCGCTGCTGGGAATCATTCCGCTGATCAAGCGCGACCTAATCGACCCTTCTTCAATCGTGATCGACGCCAAATCGGGCACTACCGGGGCGCGTCGGCAGGCCGCGGTCGAGCAGCTTTTCGCCGAGGTCAACGAGAACTTCCGCGCCTACAAAGTCGGCAACCATCGTCATGTGCCGGAGATGGAGCAGGAGATCGGCGCCGCGCTCGGGCGCGAGATCACGGTGATGTTCGTGCCCCATCTGTTGCCGGTCACGCGCGGCATCCTGAGTTCGATTTTTATGCGCCCGCGCGCGGGCACCAATGAGCAGGACGTGCGCGCGGCCTTCGAGGCGAGCTTTGCGAAATCGCGCTTCCTGCGGATCCTTAAGGCGGGTGAGCTGCCCGAGCTGCGCAACGTCCGCGCGACGAATTTCTGCGAATTGTCATTCACGCTCGATCGCCGCACGCAGACGCTGTGCGTTTTCACCGCGATTGACAACCTCGGCAAGGGCGCCGCCGGTCAGGCGGTGCAGAATCTCAACCTGATGCTCGGCTATGACGAAGCGGCCGGACTGCTCGCTACCGCCCCGGTCCCTTAG
- the rplM gene encoding 50S ribosomal protein L13: protein MTEQTKSISHENALKGRRWVLIDADGRALGRVASRAASVLRGKHRPDFTPHQDAGDFVIIINAARVKLTGTKLVDKLYHRHTDYPGGLKTTTAGKILAVKPERLLETAVRGMLPKNRLGRRLFTKLKVYRSAEHPHAAQQPETMAL from the coding sequence CTGACCGAACAGACCAAAAGTATCTCGCATGAAAATGCGCTCAAAGGCCGCCGCTGGGTCCTGATCGATGCCGACGGGCGCGCCTTGGGACGGGTCGCGTCGCGCGCGGCCAGCGTCCTGCGCGGCAAGCATCGCCCGGATTTCACGCCGCATCAGGATGCCGGCGATTTCGTGATCATTATCAATGCAGCGCGCGTGAAGCTGACCGGCACAAAGCTCGTGGACAAGCTCTATCATCGGCACACCGATTATCCGGGCGGTCTGAAGACCACAACGGCCGGCAAGATCCTCGCGGTCAAGCCCGAGCGGCTGCTCGAAACCGCAGTGCGCGGTATGCTGCCGAAGAATCGGCTCGGACGGCGGCTCTTCACCAAGCTCAAGGTCTATCGCAGCGCGGAACATCCGCATGCGGCGCAACAACCAGAAACGATGGCGCTTTAG
- a CDS encoding cytochrome P450, translated as MSEATAIAAGANGHSLYSNFDHIHPPIGPDGTPNAFYEALRDESVEANRPIGWSEAYNGFWVITGYPEVLDAMHNTTAFSNDAVTFPSYGVNEPLMLAGQDDPAHKRARLLVNEPFSPGKVVDFTRLLRDNVNSLIDGIIQSGSADVAKIIGNPVPAILTAVIMGLPAELGPRFFSWTWALSHGSFTDPEAAGVKIKEMYAYFEKVIEDRRANPGEDVLSRVVQAKIDGDYLNQTELLGFCTTLLLGGIDNTSKLIATALWRLAWDLELRHRLTRDPRVIPTAIDEFLRYYAPASVGRLIKEDVTIADVPMKAGQYAMLMAPIANRDPRVFPYPDTLIADRSPNKHLGLGTGIHRCLGAHVLRVESKIVLEEFLKRIPEFELDRSQPSEWAAGQVAGMGTVPIVFEPGEPLSSEPLNEGVRTWLDHAAGKEAFN; from the coding sequence ATGAGCGAGGCGACTGCGATCGCGGCCGGCGCAAACGGCCACAGCTTGTACTCCAATTTCGATCATATCCATCCGCCGATCGGGCCCGATGGCACGCCGAACGCATTTTACGAGGCGCTGCGCGATGAGAGCGTTGAAGCCAACCGGCCGATTGGCTGGAGCGAGGCTTACAACGGCTTCTGGGTGATCACCGGTTACCCGGAAGTGCTCGACGCGATGCACAACACGACCGCATTCTCCAATGATGCGGTCACCTTCCCCAGCTATGGGGTGAACGAACCGCTGATGCTGGCGGGTCAGGACGATCCCGCGCACAAGCGCGCGCGCCTGCTGGTCAACGAACCTTTCTCGCCCGGGAAAGTAGTCGATTTCACCCGCCTGCTGCGCGACAACGTCAACAGTCTGATCGACGGTATCATTCAAAGCGGCAGTGCCGACGTCGCCAAGATCATCGGCAATCCGGTTCCAGCGATCCTGACTGCAGTCATTATGGGCCTACCGGCTGAGCTTGGACCGCGCTTCTTCAGTTGGACGTGGGCGCTTTCGCACGGCAGTTTCACCGATCCCGAAGCCGCTGGCGTCAAGATCAAGGAGATGTACGCCTACTTCGAAAAAGTGATCGAAGATCGGCGCGCCAATCCGGGCGAGGACGTCCTCTCACGCGTCGTGCAGGCCAAGATTGACGGCGACTACCTCAACCAGACCGAGCTCCTCGGCTTCTGCACCACGCTGCTCCTCGGCGGTATCGACAACACCAGCAAGCTTATCGCGACGGCGTTATGGCGCCTCGCCTGGGACCTCGAACTGCGCCATCGCCTCACCCGCGATCCGCGCGTCATCCCGACCGCCATCGACGAGTTCCTGCGCTACTATGCGCCGGCTTCGGTCGGCCGCCTGATCAAGGAAGACGTTACGATAGCTGACGTGCCAATGAAGGCCGGCCAATACGCGATGCTCATGGCGCCGATTGCGAATCGCGACCCGCGCGTCTTTCCGTATCCCGATACGCTTATCGCCGATCGCAGCCCGAACAAGCATCTCGGCCTTGGGACTGGAATCCATCGATGCCTGGGCGCGCACGTCCTGCGGGTAGAGTCCAAAATCGTGCTCGAGGAATTTCTTAAGCGGATTCCCGAGTTCGAGTTGGATCGATCGCAGCCATCAGAGTGGGCTGCGGGTCAAGTCGCCGGCATGGGCACCGTGCCGATCGTCTTCGAGCCGGGCGAACCGCTGAGCAGCGAGCCGCTCAACGAAGGCGTGCGCACCTGGTTGGACCACGCGGCGGGCAAAGAAGCGTTCAACTAA